One Notolabrus celidotus isolate fNotCel1 chromosome 18, fNotCel1.pri, whole genome shotgun sequence DNA window includes the following coding sequences:
- the LOC117829698 gene encoding leucine-rich repeat, immunoglobulin-like domain and transmembrane domain-containing protein 2, with protein sequence MFCLITSVSSTCVTGCSCKDDNLGRSLLCMETSMRQIPEDIPHNFTKIRIENCHLTELPQGSFHKVSALEFLWLNFNEITLMNIKSLEGLANLTELRLQGNKLTTVPWTAFQDTPILKILDLKHNRLDVLPEQALRHLPALTYLDLSFNQFSVISRDVFNNWPLYQTAQRAWGKEGLVSNVVLALHDNPWLCDCRLKGFVEFIRAVSPPIILMNSYLMCSGPDIRAAKFFHEIQLKTCMKPVTSSPETNITLPLGANATLSCLVKARPAPTIHWIYSSKLIRGVSATETNTDEELVTSQLVIPSIHLADRGLYTCVANNFIGNSSVSIMVDISSLNSSFPLPPPVAMLAPDNTYIDIRIAKQTVYGITLEWHAVTDNPAETWFTIHFGKYDSPKKEMIYIGPGINSYSVSDLLPVTKYEVCVSLKNHPPREGQCIVFMTGSDISEMEKRERLIHIIVIVCAMVLSVPAGMYACTTEIRFSCVERCVALWKKCRQRDNGNQSGTERQGTFDSLQANSEEGLCRDMEEKPRRKREKGGSGAYLY encoded by the exons ATGTTTTGTCTCATCACTTCTGTATCTTCAACTTGCGTGACGGGTTGCTCTTGCAAAGATGATAACCTGGGAAG GTCTTTACTATGTATGGAAACCTCCATGAGACAAATCCCAGAGGACATCCCACACAACTTCACTAAAATTCGAATTGAAAACTGCCACTTGACAGAGTTACCTCAAGGATCTTTCCACAAAGTTAGTGCCTTGGAGTTTCTCTGGTTGAATTTCAATGAGATCACTCTGATGAATATCAAAAGTCTGGAGGGGCTGGCTAACTTGACAGAGCTCAGGCTACAAGGGAACAAGTTGACTACAGTACCGTGGACAGCGTTTCAAGACACACCCATATTAAAGATTTTGGACCTGAAGCACAATCGGCTCGACGTCCTgcctgaacaagctctgagacACTTACCTGCCCTGACCTACTTAGATCTATCCTTCAACCAGTTTAGTGTGATATCAAGAGATGTCTTCAATAATTGGCCGCTGTACCAAACAGCACAGAGAGCGTGGGGGAAAGAAGGGCTAGTGTCCAATGTTGTTCTGGCACTACACGACAACCCCTGGTTGTGCGACTGCCGACTCAAAGGCTTTGTTGAATTCATCAGGGCTGTCAGCCCTCCCATCATTCTGATGAACTCTTATTTGATGTGCTCGGGCCCCGACATCAGGGCTGCCAAGTTTTTCCACGAGATCCAGTTAAAAACCTGCATGAAGCCAGTGACCTCTTCCCCAGAGACTAATATCACTTTACCACTTGGAGCAAATGCAACACTTTCATGCTTAGTCAAGGCCAGGCCAGCCCCAACTATTCACTGGATATACAGTTCAAAACTCATAAGAGGGGTTTCTG CCACAGAGACGAACACAGACGAGGAGTTGGTCACCTCCCAGCTGGTGATCCCCTCCATTCACCTGGCAGACCGAGGACTCTACACCTGTGTTGCCAACAACTTCATCGGCAACTCCTCTGTCAGCATCATGGTGGACATCAGCTCTCTAAactcttcctttcctctccctccacctGTTGCCATGTTGGCACCTGATAACACCTACATAGACATCAGAATTGCCAAGCAGACGGTTTACGGTATCACCCTGGAGTGGCACGCTGTAACAGATAACCCAGCAGAAACCTGGTTCACCATCCACTTTGGTAAATATGATTCACCCAAAAAGGAGATGATCTACATTGGCCCCGGTATTAACAGCTACTCTGTGAGCGACCTGCTTCCTGTCACCAAATATGAAGTGTGTGTAAGCCTGAAGAACCACCCGCCAAGGGAAGGTCAGTGCATTGTGTTCATGACAGGTAGTGACATCAGTGAaatggagaaaagagagaggctCATTCACATTATTGTCATTGTGTGCGCCATGGTGCTGTCCGTGCCGGCTGGCATGTATGCCTGCACCACAGAGATTAGGTTCAGCTGTGTAGAGCGCTGTGTGGCTCTGTGGAAAAagtgcaggcagagagacaatGGGAACCAGTCGGGGACAGAGAGGCAGGGCACCTTTGACAGCCTGCAGGCGAACAGCGAGGAAGGCCTTTGCAGGGACATGGAGGAAAAGCCAAGGAGGAAACGAGAGAAGGGAGGGAGTGGAGCTTATCTGTACTAG
- the lrit1b gene encoding leucine-rich repeat, immunoglobulin-like domain and transmembrane domain-containing protein 1b: MNPHFIAAFCLALIFLPVLSISCPAQCSCFFHKLSDGSKARSVLCNDPEITVVPPNFPVDTSKLRIEKTAITRISSNNFHYLNNLEFLWMSFNSLNSLNVDSFRGLNNLDELRLDGNSLTSFPWESLTDMPNLRLLDLHNNKISTIPAEATVYIKNFTYLDLSSNSLTTVPGDVLTMWLSVKPSQDTDSSKLILGLHDNPWLCDCRLYDLVQFQKSPSSSVALIDTRLRCADPESLSGVLFTEAELQRCQGPRVHTAVARVRSSLGNNVLLRCGTVGVPIPELSWSRADGKKMNGTVQEEISKEGIIWSILSVPAVSYRDSGKYLCKATNFVGTADAIISLVITDSIKSEEVGGGVSKRPRGKKPGGIGRAAYQEKLIARYVPPPTTTAAQPIIEPLNGKGVTGKYEIESYSVSDDASPGGGKGSDPKKALDMQKDIMGNLVANASSLQQAPEKRIVRSVKVIGDTDHTVSLNWRAPTATNTTEFSVLYAVFGERDMRRINVGAGKNRITIDSLVPKTKYIACVCVKGLIPKKEQCVIFSTDEAASASGTQKLINVVVITVACVIAVPLTLIVCCGAIKKRCKKLLGRQSKDIQDSYVTFETLGPGGKAKGMEGEYLTRLNPDESNRLLSTRSSVDSEATARTEGPPNEYFC; this comes from the exons ATGAATCCACATTTTATTGCTGCATTTTGTTTGGCTTTAATTTTTCTTCCTGTGCTGAGCATTTCATGCCCTGCACAGTGCAGCTGCTTCTTCCACAAACTAAGCGATGGATCAAAAGCAAG aagTGTTCTGTGCAATGATCCAGAAATCACTGTGGTCCCTCCAAATTTTCCCGTTGACACATCAAAGCTGCGTATCGAAAAGACAGCAATCACAAGGATTTCAAGCAACAACTTCCACTACCTCAACAACCTGGAATTTCTGTGGATGTCATTTAACTCGCTGAATTCATTGAATGTGGACAGTTTTCGAGGTCTTAACAACCTGGATGAGCTCCGGTTGGATGGCAACTCCCTCACCTCCTTTCCCTGGGAGTCTCTGACTGATATGCCCAACCTGAGGCTCCTCGATCTGCACAACAACAAGATCTCAACCATCCCTGCCGAGGCCACTGTGTACATAAAGAATTTCACCTATCTAGACTTGTCCAGCAACAGTCTGACCACGGTTCCTGGGGATGTTCTCACAATGTGGCTGAGTGTGAAGCCATCCCAAGACACGGATTCTTCCAAACTAATTCTAG GTCTTCATGACAACCCATGGCTGTGCGACTGCCGGCTGTATGATCTTGTCCAGTTCCAGAAATCCCCGTCATCTTCCGTGGCTCTCATCGACACACGGCTTAGGTGTGCTGATCCGGAGAGCTTGTCAGGGGTACTTTTCACagaagcagagctgcagagatgcCAGGGCCCTCGGGTGCACACGGCTGTGGCCCGCGTTCGAAGCTCATTAGGTAATAACGTCCTGTTGCGGTGCGGCACAGTCGGAGTCCCCATCCCCGAACTGTCCTGGAGCCGCGCTGATGGCAAGAAAATGAACGGCACAG ttcAGGAAGAGATTTCAAAGGAGGGCATCATTTGGTCGATTCTGAGCGTGCCTGCAGTCTCATACCGTGATTCTGGGAAATACCTGTGCAAAGCAACAAACTTTGTGGGCACTGCAGATGCCATCATCTCCTTGGTGATCACAGATTCTATTAAATCAGAAGAAGTAGGCGGCGGTGTTTCAAAGAGACCCAGAGGGAAGAAACCTGGTGGCATCGGAAGAGCGGCATACCAAGAAAAACTTATTGCCAGATATGTCCCTCCTCCGACCACCACGGCTGCCCAACCCATCATCGAACCTCTCAACGGCAAAGGTGTAACTGGGAAGTACGAGATTGAGAGCTACAGTGTCTCTGACGATGCCTCTCCCGGAGGTGGCAAGGGATCTGACCCCAAGAAGGCACTGGATATGCAGAAGGATATTATGGGTAACTTAGTGGCAAATGCCTCATCCTTACAGCAAGCTCCTGAGAAAAGGATTGTGCGATCAGTGAAGGTGATTGGGGACACTGATCATACTGTTTCCCTGAACTGGCGAGCCCCGACGGCAACAAACACCACGGAATTCAGTGTCCTATATGCTGTTTTTGGCGAGAGGGACATGCGTAGAATCAATGTAGGTGCTGGAAAGAATCGGATCACGATCGACAGCCTTGTCCCAAAGACAAAGTACATTGCTTGTGTTTGCGTCAAAGGCCTGATCCCAAAAAAGGAGCAGTGTGTAATCTTCTCAACAGATGAGGCGGCCAGTGCCAGTGGCACTCAGAAGCTCATTAATGTGGTGGTGATCACGGTGGCTTGTGTGATCGCCGTTCCCCTCACACTGATTGTGTGCTGCGGGGCCATAAAGAAGCGCTGTAAAAAGCTGCTGGGGCGGCAGTCTAAGGATATTCAAGACTCATACGTCACCTTTGAGACCCTCGGGCCTGGGGGCAAAGCTAAAGGGATGGAGGGGGAGTATCTGACCAGGCTAAATCCTGATGAATCCAACAGGTTGCTATCAACAAGGTCCAGTGTTGACTCTGAGGCAACAGCAAGGACTGAGGGCCCCCCCAATGAGTACTTCTGCTGA